One segment of Dolichospermum sp. DET69 DNA contains the following:
- a CDS encoding Uma2 family endonuclease, producing the protein MNALTVNLDSVIKMTDDQFFKLCQANCDLRFERTANGELIIMPPTGGETGNRNAGITAQVWIWNEQNKKGIVFDSSTCFKLPNGADRSPDASWIKLERWDALTDEEKQKFPPIFPDFVIELLSPSDSLKTTQEKMKEYIDNGVRLGILINRKSRQVEIYRQGKEVEVLESPATVSGEDVLKGFVLNLGMVW; encoded by the coding sequence ATGAATGCTTTAACTGTCAATTTAGATTCAGTAATAAAAATGACTGATGACCAGTTTTTTAAACTATGTCAAGCAAACTGTGATTTAAGATTTGAACGTACTGCAAATGGAGAGTTAATAATTATGCCACCAACGGGAGGAGAAACGGGAAATCGTAATGCGGGTATTACCGCTCAAGTTTGGATTTGGAATGAGCAAAATAAGAAGGGTATAGTTTTTGATTCTTCTACTTGTTTTAAGTTACCAAATGGTGCAGATCGTTCTCCTGATGCTTCTTGGATTAAATTAGAAAGATGGGATGCTTTAACTGATGAGGAAAAACAAAAGTTTCCTCCTATTTTTCCTGATTTTGTAATTGAGTTACTTTCTCCTAGTGATAGTTTGAAGACTACACAGGAAAAGATGAAGGAATATATAGATAATGGTGTGCGTTTGGGGATATTAATTAATCGGAAATCTCGTCAAGTGGAGATTTATAGACAAGGTAAGGAGGTTGAGGTTTTGGAATCTCCTGCTACGGTTTCGGGGGAAGATGTTTTAAAGGGTTTTGTTTTGAATTTGGGGATGGTTTGGTAA
- a CDS encoding DUF1768 domain-containing protein, whose product MKSSQIRIYNRNECITFRKTKEAFGGLSNMAGGYNLKVNGVNILTSEALYQACRFPHLPKVQQLIIAQNSPMTAKMKSKPYRDQSRQDWDKVRVNIMRWCLRVKLVQNWEKFGQLLLQTGDKPIVEDSSKDDFWGAIPTENNQLVGANVLGRLLMELREHLKQGANFLELVKIPNIPNFYLFNQPIENILVNKNVVNSFNVQESELITPDLPCIDDQNIEYPQEDIMISHEHEINGDIVEHQQEQFNILQEEINENTLTINTEINQNLDKEDKEKEDNIFENWVLPKLEKILQTPLAVENILEHSNFKTVHKKQLQDWLKLAVESGKVIKLEKPVRYIWYSTSEYKYVCHKPRANKPRTTQKTLSQSVTKSKLNVNEEITQLSLI is encoded by the coding sequence ATGAAATCTTCCCAAATAAGAATATACAACAGAAATGAATGTATAACCTTTCGTAAAACCAAAGAAGCATTTGGTGGATTATCAAATATGGCTGGAGGTTATAACTTAAAAGTTAATGGTGTCAATATACTCACATCAGAAGCATTATATCAGGCTTGCCGTTTTCCACATCTTCCCAAAGTGCAACAATTAATTATTGCTCAAAATAGTCCCATGACAGCTAAGATGAAAAGTAAACCTTATCGAGATCAATCTCGACAAGATTGGGATAAGGTAAGAGTTAATATAATGCGCTGGTGTTTACGAGTTAAGTTGGTACAAAATTGGGAAAAATTTGGACAATTATTATTACAAACGGGTGATAAACCTATAGTAGAAGATTCCAGTAAAGATGATTTTTGGGGTGCAATACCAACTGAAAATAATCAATTAGTTGGTGCAAATGTTTTAGGTCGTCTTTTAATGGAATTAAGAGAACATTTAAAACAAGGTGCTAATTTTTTAGAACTTGTCAAAATTCCAAATATCCCTAATTTTTATCTTTTTAATCAACCTATTGAAAATATTTTAGTAAATAAAAATGTAGTCAATTCATTTAATGTGCAAGAATCTGAATTAATCACTCCAGATTTGCCATGTATTGACGATCAAAATATTGAATATCCACAAGAAGACATTATGATTTCCCATGAACATGAAATTAATGGAGATATAGTAGAACATCAACAAGAACAATTCAATATTCTTCAAGAAGAAATTAATGAAAATACTTTAACTATCAACACAGAAATAAATCAAAATTTGGATAAAGAAGATAAAGAGAAAGAAGATAATATTTTTGAAAATTGGGTATTACCTAAATTAGAGAAAATATTACAAACTCCCTTAGCTGTTGAAAATATTTTAGAGCATTCTAATTTTAAAACAGTTCATAAGAAACAGTTGCAAGATTGGCTAAAACTAGCGGTAGAATCAGGTAAAGTTATAAAATTAGAAAAACCAGTGAGATATATTTGGTATTCTACTTCTGAGTATAAATATGTTTGTCACAAACCTAGAGCAAACAAACCTAGAACCACTCAAAAAACATTATCTCAGTCTGTAACGAAAAGCAAATTAAATGTCAATGAAGAAATTACACAACTTTCTTTAATCTAA
- a CDS encoding Txe/YoeB family addiction module toxin, whose translation MNMKKVAFEPEAFEELGQWGTENKKVFKKILSLIKDIQREPFSGIGKPEPLKYELQGYWSRRITDEHRLVYKAEEDLLIIISCKYHYD comes from the coding sequence ATGAATATGAAAAAAGTAGCATTTGAACCAGAAGCCTTTGAAGAATTAGGACAATGGGGAACAGAAAATAAAAAAGTCTTTAAAAAAATCTTGTCACTTATTAAAGATATCCAAAGAGAACCATTTTCAGGTATAGGAAAACCAGAACCATTAAAATATGAATTACAAGGTTACTGGTCTAGGAGAATTACTGATGAACATAGGTTGGTTTATAAAGCTGAAGAAGATTTATTAATTATCATTTCATGTAAATATCATTATGATTGA
- a CDS encoding lipid-A-disaccharide synthase: MTSPVDILILSNGPGEVTTWVRPVVKALRAELGNDRSQVRISVILSPCPHASGKEAAIALGYLEVDRVQAPEHFWQFLIWGKTAENWEWRNKGVVVFLGGDQVFSVIIGKKLKYKTVVYAEWEARWHNFIDKFAIMKAQVAKNVSAKYAGKFAVVGDLMLEAAEDEITSASENSKSKINIIGILPGSKTAKLTQGVPLTLAIAEYVHSKLPQTKFFIPVAPTLDLPTLASFANPENNPFTKAFNFQGASLKDNYLITSTGLKVELIQENPAYHLLSQCSLCLTTVGANTAELGALAVPMIVLLPLQQLDAMRSWDGLPGILANLPGVGSSFAKLINWWMAKNKGLFAWPNIWAQEEIVPELVGNLQPEAVGEMVLDLLENPGKLDAMGDKLRSVRGESGAAKKLAILVREELY, encoded by the coding sequence ATGACTTCACCAGTAGATATTCTTATTCTTTCCAATGGACCAGGGGAAGTTACAACCTGGGTGCGTCCTGTTGTTAAAGCATTGAGAGCAGAATTAGGAAATGATCGTTCACAAGTGAGAATTTCTGTAATATTATCACCTTGTCCCCATGCTAGTGGTAAAGAAGCTGCGATAGCGTTGGGTTATCTAGAGGTTGATAGAGTGCAAGCACCTGAGCATTTTTGGCAATTTTTAATATGGGGAAAAACCGCAGAAAATTGGGAATGGAGAAATAAAGGTGTAGTCGTATTTTTAGGTGGTGATCAAGTTTTTTCGGTGATTATTGGTAAGAAGTTAAAATATAAAACTGTAGTTTATGCGGAATGGGAAGCACGTTGGCATAATTTTATAGATAAATTTGCCATTATGAAAGCTCAAGTTGCAAAAAATGTCTCTGCTAAATATGCTGGTAAATTTGCTGTTGTTGGTGATTTAATGTTAGAAGCCGCAGAGGATGAAATAACATCTGCAAGTGAAAATTCAAAATCTAAAATTAACATTATTGGCATATTACCAGGTTCAAAAACAGCAAAATTAACTCAAGGTGTACCTTTAACTTTAGCTATTGCTGAATATGTTCACAGTAAATTACCCCAAACAAAGTTTTTTATTCCTGTTGCACCAACGTTAGATTTACCGACTTTAGCCAGTTTTGCTAATCCTGAAAATAACCCATTTACAAAAGCTTTTAATTTTCAAGGTGCATCTTTAAAGGATAATTATTTAATAACTTCCACAGGTTTAAAAGTGGAATTAATCCAAGAAAATCCTGCTTATCATTTATTATCCCAATGTTCTCTTTGTTTAACTACAGTTGGTGCAAATACCGCCGAATTAGGGGCGTTAGCTGTACCCATGATTGTCTTATTACCCCTACAACAATTAGATGCTATGCGTTCTTGGGATGGTTTACCAGGAATATTAGCAAATTTACCGGGAGTAGGTTCTAGTTTTGCTAAACTAATTAATTGGTGGATGGCAAAAAACAAGGGTTTATTCGCTTGGCCAAATATTTGGGCGCAGGAAGAAATTGTACCAGAATTAGTAGGAAATTTACAACCAGAAGCAGTAGGAGAAATGGTTTTAGATTTGTTAGAAAATCCAGGCAAATTAGATGCCATGGGAGATAAATTACGCAGTGTTCGGGGTGAAAGTGGTGCTGCGAAAAAGTTGGCAATTTTGGTGAGAGAAGAGTTATACTAG